The proteins below come from a single Sorghum bicolor cultivar BTx623 chromosome 4, Sorghum_bicolor_NCBIv3, whole genome shotgun sequence genomic window:
- the LOC8070589 gene encoding protein NBR1 homolog, producing MSDRSSSAGPTFFPFGPQAEAWDVTFKVKYGDTLKRFYGCANGNHFDMNLSALRAKIATAFKFGSDADFILTYTDEDGDIVMLDDDDDLRDAALRQKLNPLRITVQLKKNQPTDKKDVSAPVKPITQDSLSQIMSAIEFLKPVQEDSLAHIKSAIGEAIKSVPEPIPDALAKLSHEILDAAPPPLAELMKPFAQLMAPNNNGNGPSDVHAEGSSTSSSGVTQTPAPAPAPVPAEAKNEPKVTPSLGLRAVFKEAASPVPNAGASQVQQPSMYPSVEELLFPRNSVDKPVCKGKTDAQSKGKSVMSSLTQPAPYSLPTHAPPPPPPCISEWSRPRRSLQHPWQYEDNAKATSDSRWRIPMYKMPYAPPPPAVPPPGYGPSPHFPYPGRLLSSGHPYGDLAGNMENSAQRSLHRWIQCDGCGVQPIVGPRYKSNVKEDYDLCDSCFQRMGNEMEYTKIDKPISPHKFLRDPHATRKVHHTRVLMKSKREKLESRFILDVTVLDGTLMTPSTSFTKIWRMHNNGSVVWPLGTQLIWVGGDQFALQSSVPLEIPVDGFPVDKEIDVAVDFVAPRRPGRYISYWRLASPSGQKFGQRVWVHIQVEDPSFVNDNNRSAAINLNLPPESNSANTTNLIDVNIEPVDSALTAKRTKEFHFCSTDVSGPKKSLPATLVATSSSAAAPANPTGDVPMSSAPAAAFVPSVNVPMPEVVTHTPSPAMPVLPTTIPMSAPVSAPAIAPVSASGAVPAPPPVSAVVPELSDLDVHNEEKLLRELEEMGFRQIDLNKEILRQNNYNLEQSVDDLCGVNEWDPLLAELEEMGFDDTEVNKELLAKNGGSIKRAVMDLIAREKKDK from the exons ATGTCTGACCGGAGCTCGTCGGCTGGGCCGACGTTTTTCCCCTTTGGCCCGCAGGCCGAGGCGTGGGACGTCACCTTCAAG GTCAAATATGGTGATACTCTCAAAAGGTTTTATGGTTGTGCCAATGGGAATCATTTTGACATGAATTTGTCTGCTCTGCGGGCAAAGATAGCTACTGCCTTTAAGTTTGGTTCTGATGCTGACTTCATTCTGACTTACACTGATGAGGATGGGGATATTGTCATgctagatgatgatgatgacttgCGTGATGCAGCTCTGCGTCAGAAATTAAACCCTCTGAGGATTACTGTTCAACTGAAGAAAAATCAACCAACTGATAAAAAAGATGTCTCTGCACCTGTGAAACCCATTACTCAGGATTCACTATCCCAGATAATGTCAGCTATTGAATTTTTGAAGCCTGTCCAGGAAGATagtcttgctcatataaaatcaGCTATTGGTGAAGCAATCAAGTCTGTCCCAGAGCCAATACCTGATGCCCTTGCAAAACTTTCTCATGAAATACTTGATGCAGCACCACCACCATTAGCTGAGTTGATGAAACCTTTTGCACAATTGATGGCACCAAACAATAATGGCAATGGGCCATCTGATGTGCATGCTGAGGGGTCATCTACCTCTTCCAGTGGTGTGACACAGACACCGgcgccggcaccggcaccggtgCCGGCCGAAGCTAAAAATGAGCCCAAAGTTACGCCAAGTTTGGGTCTTAGGGCTGTGTTCAAGGAGGCTGCTTCTCCTGTTCCTAATGCTGGAGCTTCTCAAGTTCAACAGCCATCAATGTACCCATCTGTTGAGGAGTTGCTGTTCCCCCGTAATTCAGTAGACAAACCTGTCTGCAAAGGGAAGACTGATGCTCAAAGTAAGGGAAAATCTGTTATGTCCTCACTTACCCAACCTGCCCCTTACTCTCTACCTACTCATGCCCCACCTCCGCCGCCTCCATGCATTTCAGAATGGTCCCGACCACGAAGAAGTTTACAACACCCATGGCAATATGAAGACAATGCAAAAGCCACTAGTGATTCTAGATGGCGCATTCCAATGTACAAAATGCCCTATGCACCACCTCCTCCAGCAGTGCCACCTCCAGGCTATGGACCTTCTCCACATTTTCCTTATCCAGGCCGCCTCTTGTCTTCGGGACATCCATACGGAGATCTTGCTGGTAACATGGAAAACTCAGCACAACGTAGTCTGCATAGATGGATTCAGTGTGATGGTTGTGGAGTGCAACCAATTGTTGGTCCGCGTTATAAATCTAATGT GAAGGAAGACTATGATTTATGTGATTCCTGTTTCCAACGCATGGGAAATGAAATGGAGTACACCAAAATAGACAAACCTATTTCACCCCACAAGTTTCTCAGAGATCCTCATGCG ACCCGAAAGGTGCACCACACACGGGTTCTAATGAAGTCAAAACGGGAGAAACTTGAAAGTCGCTTCATTTTGGATGTAACTGTCCTTGATGGGACACTGATGACACCTTCTACCTCGTTCACTAAGATTTGGCGCATGCATAACAATGGGTCTGTTGTGTGGCCACTTGGCACACAGCTTATCTGGGTTGGTGGAGATCAGTTTGCATTGCAGTCATCTGTTCCGTTAGAG ATTCCTGTGGATGGCTTTCCTGTGGACAAAGAGATTGATGTTGCTGTTGATTTTGTGGCACCTAGAAGGCCAGGGAGATACATATCATACTGGAGGTTGGCTTCACCTTCTGGTCAGAAATTTGGTCAGCGAGTTTGGGTTCATATCCAG GTGGAAGACCCTTCTTTTGTTAATGACAATAACAGGAGTGCTGCTATTAATCTGAACCTGCCTCCAGAGAGCAATAGTGCAAACACaaccaatttaattgatgtgaACATTGAGCCTGTTGACTCAGCCCTTACTGCCAAACGCACAAAAGAGTTCCATTTCTGTTCAACTGATGTTTCTGGGCCCAAGAAATCTCTGCCTGCCACGTTGGTTGCTACCTCTTCGTCTGCAGCAGCTCCTGCAAACCCAACCGGTGATGTTCCCATGTCCAGTGCACCTGCTGCTGCTTTTGTGCCCTCTGTTAATGTGCCTATGCCTGAAGTTGTAACTCATACACCATCACCTGCTATGCCCGTGCTGCCTACAACTATACCTATGTCAGCTCCAGTATCTGCGCCTGCAATTGCCCCTGTGTCTGCATCTGGGGCTGTGCCTGCGCCTCCACCTGTTAGTGCCGTGGTTCCTGAGCTGTCCGACCTAGATGTTCACAATGAGGAGAAGTTGCTGAGGGAGCTGGAGGAAATGGGCTTTAGGCAGATCGATCTcaacaaagaaatccttaggCAGAACAATTACAACCTGGAGCAGTCTGTTGATGACCTATGTGGCGTCAATGAATGGGATCCACTCCTTGCAGAGTTGGAAGAGATG GGATTTGATGACACAGAGGTGAACAAGGAGCTGCTTGCGAAGAACGGAGGAAGCATCAAGCGAGCTGTGATGGACCTGATTGCCAGGGAGAAAAAGGACAAGTGA
- the LOC8055817 gene encoding inorganic phosphate transporter 2-1, chloroplastic, with the protein MSQSSPFFSIARVHAGAGGRAAAAALLLRRSISQLPHSIHGLRCFSSARVTPAKTLQSHLSLPRATLSSFADAEDGSSAEGSDKKAGEEQIGECEMSEMAKAFHISPRMAMSISVMIAFAALTVPLAMRSLVCHGTFKMNALAYFTLLSGFYMAWNIGANDVANAMGTSVGSGALTLRQAVVTAAVLEFSGAFLMGTHVTSTMQKGILVASVFQGKDSLLFAGLISSLAAAGTWLQVASSYGWPVSTTHCIVGAMVGFGLVYGGVNAVFWSSLARVSSSWVISPLMGAAVSFLVYKCIRRFVYSAPNPGQAAAAAAPIAVFAGVTAISFAAFPLSKVFSIAILQAVSSGAIGAIIVSRVIKKQLGDLLSSEAEKIASTEKSNVQQAGLLSDIAGPTGAQLQIVYSVFGYMQVLSACFMSFAHGGNDVSNAIGPLAAALSILQGVASSAEIVIPTEVLAWGGFGIVAGLTMWGYRVIATIGKKITELTPTRGFAAEFAAASVVLFASKLGLPISATHTLVGAVMGVGFARGLNRVRAETVRDIVASWLVTIPVGAVLSIFYTLILTKILAYLM; encoded by the exons ATGTCTCAATCTTCTCCTTTCTTCTCCATTGCCCGAGTGCACGCTGGAGCAGGAGGGCGAGCTGCGGCAGCCGCTCTCCTGCTCCGTCGCTCCATTTCTCAGCTGCCACACAGCATTCATGGCCTAAGGTGTTTCTCTTCAGCCAGAGTGACACCTGCCAAGACACTGCAATCACACCTCAGCCTCCCCCGCGCCACACTGTCCTCttttgccgatgccgaagatgGCTCCAGTGCCGAAGGCAGTGACAAGAAGGCTGGGGAGGAGCAGATCGGGGAATGCGAGATGTCAGAGATGGCGAAGGCGTTCCATATCTCACCACGGATGGCGATGTCGATCTCTGTGATGATTGCATTCGCCGCCCTCACTGTACCGCTGGCGATGCGCTCACTGGTCTGCCATGGAACCTTCAAAATGAATGCGCTGGCATACTTTACGCTTCTGTCAGGGTTCTATATGGCATGGAATATTGGGGCCAATGATGTTGCAAATGCCATGGGGACGTCAGTTGGGTCCGGAGCTTTGACACTCCGGCAGGCGGTGGTGACTGCAGCAGTGCTAGAGTTCTCCGGTGCATTCCTTATGGGGACCCATGTCACCAGCACCATGCAGAAGGGAATACTGGTTGCGTCTGTCTTCCAAGGAAAGGACTCTCTGCTCTTCGCTGGACTGATATCCTCCCTTGCTGCTGCCGGTACATGGCTGCAG GTTGCTTCGTCATATGGCTGGCCTGTCTCAACTACACATTGTATAGTTGGGGCTATGGTTGGTTTTGGGCTGGTGTATGGAGGGGTGAATGCAGTTTTCTGGAGTTCTCTGGCTAGAGTATCTTCATCTTGGGTCATTTCTCCATTGATGGGTGCAGCAGTCTCCTTTCTTGTTTACAAGTGCATACGGAGG TTTGTATACAGCGCACCCAATCCAGGCCAggctgcagctgctgctgcaccaATCGCAGTCTTTGCtggtgtcactgcaatctcgTTTGCTGCTTTTCCTCTCAGTAAGGTGTTTTCCATTGCCATCCTGCAAGCAGTATCCAGTGGGGCAATAGGAGCCATCATTGTTTCCCGAGTGATCAAAAAACAGCTAGGTGACTTACTGTCTTCAGAAGCAGAAAAGATAGCATCCACTGAGAAGTCAAATGTTCAGCAGGCGGGACTTCTTTCGGACATTGCTGGCCCTACAGGAGCTCAGTTGCAGATTGTGTATAGTGTATTTGGTTACATGCAAGTCTTATCGGCATGCTTCATGTCATTTGCTCATGGAGGAAATGACGTCTCCAATGCCATAGGGCCCCTGGCTGCAGCTTTGTCCATTCTTCAAGGTGTGGCAAGCAGCGCTGAGATAGTCATACCTACTGAAGTTCTTGCTTGGGGTGGTTTTGGAATTGTTGCAGGGCTTACAATGTGGGGATATAGGGTGATAGCAACAATTGGCAAGAAAATCACAGAACTAACACCTACTAGGGGCTTTGCTGCAGAGTTTGCAGCAGCTTCAGTTGTCTTGTTTGCATCAAAGCTTGGGTTGCCTATATCTGCCACGCATACACTTGTTGGAGCGGTGATGGGTGTCGGATTTGCAAGAGGGCTCAATAGAGTCAGAGCAGAGACAGTTCGTGATATTGTGGCATCCTGGTTGGTCACAATTCCAGTTGGTGCTGTCCTATCTATCTTCTACACATTGATCTTGACCAAAATTCTGGCATACTTAATGTGA
- the LOC8070588 gene encoding uncharacterized protein LOC8070588, which translates to MLQFPALMRQWPSPPLIPASTLLPVPATSQEDELLLAMAESDLEDKLNEIRKTNSHLVIIGKPTGDTKEEYDAEVEDDDADNVEESDGDDFDQETG; encoded by the exons ATGCTGCAGTTCCCGGCGCTGATGCGGCAGtggccgtcgccgccgctgATCCCGGCGTCCACGCTGCTCCCCGTGCCAGCCACTTCACAGGAGGACGAGCTTCTCCTCGCCATGGCCGAGTCCGACCTCGAGGATAAG CTGAATGAGATCCGGAAGACCAACAGCCACCTGGTTATCATCGGGAAGCCCACGGGCGACACCAAGGAGGAGTACGACGCTGAGGTGGAGGACGACGATGCAGACAACGTCGAGGAGTCTGACGGCGACGACTTCGACCAGGAGACCGGTTGA
- the LOC8070591 gene encoding serine/threonine-protein kinase HT1, with amino-acid sequence MESGTAFYGGESLSIDPKWLIDPKLLFVGPRIGEGAHAKVYEGKYKNQNVAIKIVHKGDTPEEMTKKEGRFLREVTILSRVQHKNLVKFIGACLEPVMVVVTELLVGGSLRKYLVSLRPRSLEPRVAVGFALDIAQAMECLHAHGIIHRDLKPQNLLLTADQRTVKLVDLGLAREETLTEMMTAETGTYRWMAPELYSTVTLRHGEKKHYNHKVDIYSFAIVLWELLHNKLPFEGMSNLQAAYAAAFKNIRPSADNLPEELSEILTSCWKEDPNDRPNFTQIVQMLLHYLSTLSPQETLAPHRTFSSENTTLSPGSPGMSSPMASRGDLGDTPKGKMEDKPRGFFFCFSECY; translated from the exons ATGGAATCTGGTACCGCGTTCTATGGAGGGGAAAGTCTCTCCATCGATCCCAAGTGGCTTATCGATCCGAAGCTTCTCTTTGTTGGGCCACGCATCGGCGAGGGCGCACATGCAAAGGTCTATGAGGGGAA GTATAAAAACCAAAATGTTGCTATCAAGATTGTGCACAAAGGGGACACCCCTGAGGAGATGACCAAGAAGGAGGGGAGATTCTTGAGAGAGGTGACCATACTGTCAAGGGTTCAGCACAAGAACCTCGTCAAG TTTATCGGGGCCTGCCTAGAACCTGTCATGGTGGTGGTGACAGAGCTACTAGTGGGGGGCTCATTGCGCAAGTATTTGGTCAGTCTCCGACCTAGGAGCCTTGAGCCTCGTGTAGCAGTGGGGTTTGCATTGGACATTGCCCAAGCTATGGAATGCTTGCATGCACATGGGATCATTCATCGTGATCTTAAGCCTC AGAATTTGTTGCTGACTGCAGACCAGAGAACAGTAAAACTTGTTGATCTTGGTTTAGCTAGAGAAGAGACATTAACAGAGATGATGACTGCTGAGACAGGAACATATCGTTGGATGGCtccagag TTGTACAGCACAGTAACATTGAGGCATGGAGAAAAGAAGCATTACAACCACAAAGTAGATATCTACAGCTTTGCAATTGTGCTGTGGGAACTCCTCCACAATAAACTGCCCTTTGAGGGAATGTCTAATCTTCAAGCTGCGTACGCTGCTGCTTTCAAG AATATCAGACCAAGTGCTGATAACTTGCCTGAGGAGTTGTCAGAAATCCTAACGTCCTGCTGGAAGGAAGACCCAAACGACAGACCAAACTTCACACAGATAGTGCAAATGCTCCTACATTACCTATCCACCCTTTCTCCACAAGAAACCTTGGCCCCTCACCGCACATTCAGTTCGGAGAACACAACCCTTTCTCCAGGATCTCCTGGGATGAGCTCGCCAATGGCTTCTCGGGGCGACCTAGGCGACACGCCAAAGGGCAAGATGGAAGACAAGCCAAGGGGCTTCTTTTTCTGCTTCAGTGAGTGCTATTAG
- the LOC8056465 gene encoding plant intracellular Ras-group-related LRR protein 2, with protein sequence MDPTPQSHPILNYVLSRLPSLPAVRTPRSAPERDLEQPSPRRPLGAAEIDLVGRMPGLRHPSVLSAMTRAVADVASARDAIDLLGPRPDHEQVDAARELLLLADAGDKADADEEEKAKELDEEKVAASREVVRLDKEHEAYEALLRAAEEKLEHVYRMAMHGRDIKEAGGGDAKWEERSGAVDEEVVRVLKDAEEGKVVERVNLADRQLHLLPEPVGRIRGLLALDVSRNRLKEVPDAIGGLEHLEELRLASNDLVSLPDSIGLLSNLKILDVSGNRLRVLPDTISKCRSLMELDASYNALAYLPTGIGHELVHLQTLRVHLNKLRSLPSSVCEMRSLRLLDAHFNELHGLPAAIGQLSALETLDLSSNFSDMRDLPPSFGDLAGLRELDLSNNQIRALPDCFGRLGKLERLRLDQNPLAVPPPEVVADGVVAVNEYMARRWAEAVAEEEQRRASAAAVAESPRVSTPREWLTRSVSSLSTWAVKVVGQDKVDEEDEFLQQQF encoded by the exons atggatccGACGCCGCAGTCACACCCGATCCTCAACTACGTGCTCTCCCGCCTCCCCTCGCTGCCCGCGGTGAGGACGCCGCGGTCCGCGCCCGAGCGGGACCTCGAGCAGCCGTCCCCGCGCAGGCCGTTGGGCGCCGCGGAGATCGACCTGGTGGGGCGCATGCCGGGCCTGCGCCACCCGTCCGTGCTCTCCGCCATGACCCGCGCCGTCGCCGACGTCGCCTCGGCGCGCGACGCGATCGACCTCCTGGGGCCCCGGCCCGACCACGAGCAAGTCGACGCCGCCCgcgagctcctcctcctcgccgacgCCGGGGACAAGGCGGACGCCgacgaggaggagaaggcgaAGGAGCTCGACGAGGAGAAGGTGGCCGCGAGCCGGGAGGTGGTGCGGCTGGACAAGGAACACGAGGCGTACGAAGCCCTGCTGCGGGCCGCGGAGGAGAAGCTGGAGCACGTGTACCGGATGGCGATGCACGGGAGGGACATCAAGGAGGCCGGCGGCGGTGATGCCAAATGGGAAGAGCGGTCCGGGGCGGTCGACGAGGAGGTGGTGCGGGTGCTCAAGGACGCGGAGGAAGGGAAGGTGGTGGAGAGGGTGAACCTCGCCGACCGGCAGCTGCACCTACTGCCGGAGCCCGTCGGCCGGATCCGCGGCCTCCTCGCGCTCGACGTCTCCCGCAACCGGCTCAAG GAGGTTCCCGATGCTATTGGTGGGCTCGAACACCTGGAAGAACTCCGTCTCGCTTCCAACGACTTGGTTTCTCTCCCGGACTCCATTGGCCTTCTCTCCAATCTCAAGATCCTCGATGTCTCTGGCAACAGGCTGAGGGTTCTGCCTGACACCATCTCGAAATGCAG ATCGCTGATGGAGCTGGACGCGAGCTACAACGCCCTGGCGTACCTCCCGACAGGCATCGGGCACGAGCTGGTGCACCTGCAGACGCTGCGCGTGCACCTCAACAAGCTGCGCTCCCTGCCGTCGTCGGTCTGCGAGATGCGATCGCTGCGCCTCCTGGACGCGCACTTCAACGAGCTCCACGGCCTACCGGCCGCCATCGGCCAGCTGTCCGCGCTGGAGACGCTGGACCTGAGCAGCAACTTCAGCGACATGCGGGACCTGCCGCCGTCGTTCGGCGACCTAGCGGGCCTGCGCGAGCTGGACCTGAGCAACAACCAGATCCGTGCGCTGCCGGACTGCTTCGGCCGGCTCGGCAAGCTGGAGAGACTCCGCCTGGACCAGAATCCGCTCGCCGTGCCGCCCCCCGAGGTGGTCGCCGACGGCGTCGTCGCAGTGAACGAGTACATGGCGAGGCGGTGGGCCGAGGCCGTCGCCGAGGAGGAGCAGCGGCGCGCGAGCGCGGCCGCCGTGGCGGAGAGCCCTAGGGTGTCCACGCCCAGGGAGTGGCTGACGCGGAGCGTATCTTCGCTGAGCACCTGGGCGGTGAAGGTTGTCGGGCAGGACAAGGTGGACGAGGAGGACGAGTTCCTGCAGCAGCAGTTCTGA